AGATTGAATTAGAGAATCAATATAGCACCTGGTCATCAGCTGGTATGGTTGTAACTCAGAAATATTGTTAAACGCGGTGCATGGTCTTGGATTTTAGATAGTCATATCCCTCGTGATGGCCATTGCTGCAGTTATCGGACTCTATGCAGGAAATAGAATCTTAAGCTCGTCCTTCTATTATTCTGATCTTACTGAAAAGTTAGCTTGTAGCGGTGGTGATCATGTTTTGATCTGCAATCATACGAGGAATGTGATCAATGCTAAGAAGTCATCCAATTATAGCCCCGGTTATGTTTCCAATCGAAAAAAACAATCTGTCAAGGCTGTCAAAGAGCATGTAGACATTGCATCTAATCATTCCAATATGGAGCCATGGGTTCAAATGTTCAAAAAGTTGCAGAATGAAAGCTGTAGTGAAGAAGATTCGGTGGAGGTTCTTCTTCTGTTGCAGAAATCCATGCTTGAAAAACAATGGAATCTTTCAGCTGAGAAGACATTGGCAGCTTTCCCACCAAATGAAAAGAACTGTAAAAAGACGATACAGATCACTTGTTCGGGGACATCTGCTAGGCGGAGGAGAATGGATACTCGTAAAAGAGTTCAAATTCCAAAAACTTCAGCCGCAGCAAATTCTGCAAGCAAGCGACTGAGATCTGTTGTCGGTCCAGAGCTACAACAAAACCGTTTAAAAGGTTACATGAATGGTGTTGTAAACCAAGAACTGCTTACACATAAGGAAGTGGTGCAACTatccaaaaaaatcaaatttgatCTTTATTTAGAAGAACAGAAGGCCAGGTACTAAACTCACAACTCCCTTCAACCGTGCCACCCCTACTTTCTCAGACATTAGAACAGACTTTAGAAGCTGATCTTCTCTTCAGTGATATTAATATAAAGAACTAAAGAAATATTGTAGAATGTATGATAATCTCTCTTCTCAAATACCCCACCCAAACGTTCTGTTCTCGAGATTGTCCAACTGCTTTTGTATGTTTTCCTGAATACATTGCTTTCATAATATCGGAGGTCAAGTTGCTACCAATGTTTTAGTAGTGCTTGAAACTCATTATAAGGAAGAGTATGAATGCTGTGGGACTGAACCAGATCTAAGCTAGTATTAATGTTGCTAATGGTAACTAGCTTCCTTATCTAATGAAAAATTAGGTAAATAAACAAGATGGAGACAGAATGCTGGAGAAGTTTTTAGATAATCTAGAGAGTTCCTACTCCTTAGCATGTTTCTCTTTATAGATGTCAAAATGTAGTTGTACCTTCTTGAAGGCTATGATTTCAATGTTAACGACAGCTTAGCTTCTCTATCTCTATCACATTGGAACTATTCTCTTAATAAAATTGATAGTGATATTTTGGACTAGGGTTTCCTTTCAAAATATGTTTTAGAGATGATTTACCCAGCTTGTTTAATTTAATCCATGAAATTTTTAGGCTGAAGGAAAGATTGGGATGTGAACCTTCTGACGACCAATTTGCGGTTTCCTTGAAGATGTCTCTTGCTGATTTACGATCTACATTAATTGAGTGTTCCTTGGCTAGAGAAAAACTTGCAATGAGCAATGTTCGTCTCGTCATGTCAATTGCACAAAGATATGATAGCATGGGTACTGAAATGGCTGACCTCATTCAGGTAACTTTTTACTGTATGAACAAAGTTACAGATGCAGAACT
This Solanum dulcamara chromosome 8, daSolDulc1.2, whole genome shotgun sequence DNA region includes the following protein-coding sequences:
- the LOC129899212 gene encoding RNA polymerase sigma factor sigA-like, whose protein sequence is MAIAAVIGLYAGNRILSSSFYYSDLTEKLACSGGDHVLICNHTRNVINAKKSSNYSPGYVSNRKKQSVKAVKEHVDIASNHSNMEPWVQMFKKLQNESCSEEDSVEVLLLLQKSMLEKQWNLSAEKTLAAFPPNEKNCKKTIQITCSGTSARRRRMDTRKRVQIPKTSAAANSASKRLRSVVGPELQQNRLKGYMNGVVNQELLTHKEVVQLSKKIKFDLYLEEQKARLKERLGCEPSDDQFAVSLKMSLADLRSTLIECSLAREKLAMSNVRLVMSIAQRYDSMGTEMADLIQGGLIGLLRGIEKFDHSRGFKISTYVYWWIRQGVTRALVDNSRTLRLPIHLHERLSLIRNAKIKLKDNGITPSIEKIAECLNMSQKKVRNATEASSKVFSLDREAFPSLNGLPGATLHSYIADNRLENNPWHGVDGWALKDEVNNLISSTLREREREIIRLYYGLDNECLTWEDISRRIGLSRERVRQVGLVALEKLKHAARKRRLDAMLVKH